In a single window of the Phocoena phocoena chromosome 14, mPhoPho1.1, whole genome shotgun sequence genome:
- the ZFP36L2 gene encoding mRNA decay activator protein ZFP36L2: MSTTLLSAFYDIDFLCKTEKSLANLNLNNMLDKKAVGTPVAAAPSSGFTPGFLRRHSASNLHALAHPAPSPGSCSPKFPGAANGSSCGSAAAGGPASYGTLKEPSGGGGTALLNKENKFRDRSFSDNGERSQHLLHLQQQQKGGGGSQINSTRYKTELCRPFEESGTCKYGEKCQFAHGFHELRSLTRHPKYKTELCRTFHTIGFCPYGPRCHFIHNADERRPAPSGGASGDLRNFSARDALHLGFPREPRPKLHHSLSFSGFPSGHHQPPGGLESPLLLDSPTSRTPPPPSCSSASSCSSSASSCSSASAASTPSGAPTCCASAAAAAAAALLYGTGGAEDLLAPGAPCATCSSASCANNAFAFGPELSSLITPLAIQTHNFAAVAAAAYYRSQQQQQQGLVPPAQPPAPPSAPLPASAAAPPSPPFSFQLPRRLSESPVFDAPPSPPDSLSDRDSYLSGSLSSGSLSGSESPSLDPGRRLPIFSRLSISDD, translated from the coding sequence ACGGAGAAGTCCCTGGCCAACCTCAATCTGAACAACATGCTGGACAAGAAGGCGGTGGGGACACCCGTGGCCGCCGCCCCCAGCTCGGGCTTCACGCCGGGCTTCCTCCGTCGGCACTCAGCCAGCAACCTGCACGCGCTCGCCCACCCCGCGCCTAGCCCCGGCAGCTGCTCGCCCAAGTTCCCGGGCGCAGCTAACGGCAGCAGCTGCGGCAGCGCGGCGGCGGGCGGGCCGGCCTCCTACGGCACCCTCAAGGAGCCGTCGGGGGGCGGCGGCACGGCCCTGCTGAACAAGGAGAACAAATTCCGGGACCGCTCGTTCAGCGACAACGGCGAGCGCAGCCAGCACCTCCTccacctgcagcagcagcagaaggggGGAGGCGGCTCCCAGATCAACTCAACGCGCTACAAAACTGAGCTGTGCCGGCCTTTCGAGGAGAGCGGCACGTGCAAGTACGGCGAAAAGTGCCAGTTCGCGCACGGCTTCCACGAGCTGCGCAGCCTGACGCGGCATCCCAAGTACAAGACGGAGCTGTGCCGCACCTTCCACACCATCGGCTTCTGCCCCTATGGGCCGCGCTGCCACTTCATCCACAACGCCGATGAACGGCGGCCCGCGCCGTCGGGGGGTGCCTCTGGGGACCTGCGCAACTTCAGCGCCCGCGACGCGCTGCACCTGGGCTTCCCGCGGGAGCCGCGGCCCAAGCTGCACCACAGCCTCAGCTTCTCGGGCTTCCCGTCGGGCCACCACCAGCCCCCGGGGGGCCTGGAGTCGCCCCTGCTGCTCGACAGCCCCACGTCGCGCACGCCGCCGCCACCCTCCTGCTCCTCGGCTTCGTCTTGCTCTTCGTCCGCTTCGTCTTGCTCCTCGGCCTCGGCTGCTTCCACGCCCTCGGGCGCCCCGACGTGCTGTGCCTCTGCGGCGGCAGCGGCCGCGGCCGCGCTGCTGTACGGCACCGGGGGCGCCGAGGACCTGCTCGCGCCGGGCGCGCCCTGCGCCACCTGCTCTTCGGCCTCGTGCGCCAACAACGCCTTCGCCTTCGGCCCGGAGCTGAGCAGCCTCATCACACCTCTCGCCATCCAGACCCACAACTTCGCCGCCGTGGCCGCCGCCGCCTACTATCgcagccagcagcagcagcagcagggcctAGTGCCCCCCGCGCAGCCCCCGGCGCCGCCCAGCGCGCCCCTCCCTGCCAGCGCCGCCGCGCCGCCCTCGCCGCCCTTCAGCTTCCAGCTGCCACGCCGCCTGTCCGAGTCGCCCGTGTTCGACGCGCCCCCTAGTCCCCCGGACTCACTGTCTGACCGCGACAGCTACTTGAGCGGCTCCCTGAGTTCGGGCAGCCTCAGCGGCTCTGAGTCCCCCAGCCTCGACCCCGGCCGCCGCCTGCCCATCTTCAGCCGCCTCTCCATCTCCGACGACTGA